Proteins encoded by one window of Hafnia alvei:
- a CDS encoding NADP(H)-dependent aldo-keto reductase, producing the protein MQYHRIPHSSLEVSELGLGTMTFGEQNSEADAHAQLDLAIASGINLIDTAEMYPVPPRPETQGLTESYIGSWLAKRGNREKIVLATKITGPVRNNDSGIRPEQALDRKNIRAALDASLKRLNTDYVDLYQLHWPQRPTNCFGQLGYRYTEQKPAVTILETLEALSEQVRAGKIRYIGVSNETPWGVMRYLQLAEKHDLPRIVSIQNPYSLLNRSFEVGLAEISQYEGVELLAYSCLGFGTLSGKYLNGAKPATARNTLFSRFTRYTSKQTEGAVAEYVALAKKHGLDPAQMALAFVRQQPFVSSTLLGATTQEQLKSNIESRNLVLNEDVLKAIDEIHSRFTYPAP; encoded by the coding sequence ATGCAATATCACCGCATTCCACACAGCTCGCTGGAAGTTAGCGAACTGGGCTTAGGAACCATGACGTTCGGGGAACAAAACAGCGAAGCTGATGCCCACGCACAACTCGATCTGGCGATTGCCAGCGGAATTAACCTGATTGATACCGCAGAAATGTATCCGGTGCCGCCTCGCCCAGAAACTCAAGGTCTGACCGAGTCCTATATTGGCAGCTGGCTAGCCAAACGAGGCAACCGTGAGAAAATTGTGCTGGCGACGAAAATCACCGGGCCTGTGCGTAACAACGACAGCGGTATTCGTCCTGAACAAGCTCTCGATCGTAAAAATATACGCGCCGCGCTGGATGCCAGCTTAAAGCGGCTCAATACCGATTATGTCGATCTTTACCAACTGCATTGGCCTCAGCGGCCAACCAACTGTTTCGGTCAGCTGGGTTACCGCTATACCGAACAGAAGCCCGCAGTCACGATCTTAGAAACCTTAGAAGCACTGTCTGAGCAAGTTCGTGCAGGTAAAATTCGCTATATCGGGGTTTCTAACGAAACGCCTTGGGGCGTCATGCGTTACCTACAGCTGGCAGAAAAACACGATCTGCCGCGTATCGTTTCCATCCAAAACCCCTACAGTTTGCTCAATCGCAGTTTTGAAGTGGGATTAGCGGAAATCAGCCAATATGAAGGCGTTGAGCTGTTGGCCTATTCTTGCTTAGGCTTCGGCACCTTAAGCGGAAAATACCTCAACGGGGCAAAACCCGCCACGGCGCGTAACACCCTGTTTAGCCGTTTCACTCGCTACACCAGCAAACAAACCGAAGGTGCCGTTGCTGAATATGTGGCACTAGCGAAAAAACATGGGTTAGATCCCGCGCAGATGGCATTGGCGTTTGTGCGTCAGCAGCCATTTGTGTCCAGCACTTTGCTGGGCGCAACCACGCAGGAACAGTTGAAGAGTAATATTGAAAGCAGAAATTTGGTGCTCAACGAAGATGTGCTGAAAGCTATTGATGAGATCCATAGCCGCTTTACTTATCCGGCACCATAA
- the phoA gene encoding alkaline phosphatase, with product MLSLMMLMPPVQAANPAVADLTARAAQGDITQFGGARRMTQDQTTALIASLSNKTAKNVILLIGDGMGDSEITSARNYAEGAGGQFKGIDALPLTGQYTHYSLDKKSHKPDYVTDSAASATAWSTGVKTYNGALGVDVNGKSHRTLLEIAKAAGKATGNVSTAELQDATPAAQASHVTSRKCYGPSKTLELCPGNALENGGEGSITEQLLKTRADVTLGGGAKTFSETANSGDWKGKTLMQQAEGLGYQVVTNLDELNKLSIADQQKPVLGLFSEGNMPVRWQGPKATYHGNLDGAPVTCSVNPERSASTPTLAQMTEKAISLLDKNPKGFFLQVEGASIDKQDHAANPCGQFGETVDLDEAVQKALEFARKEGNTLVIVTADHAHSSQIIAPDSKAPGLTQALTTKDGAVMAISYGNSEGDSQEHTGTQLRVAAYGPHAGNVVGLTDQTDLFFTMRNAMGIK from the coding sequence ATGTTAAGCCTGATGATGTTAATGCCACCGGTGCAGGCCGCTAATCCGGCTGTCGCTGATTTAACGGCGCGAGCAGCCCAAGGGGATATCACCCAGTTTGGTGGTGCACGACGCATGACGCAGGATCAAACGACCGCACTCATTGCTTCTTTAAGTAATAAAACGGCTAAAAATGTCATTTTGCTGATTGGCGACGGTATGGGGGATTCTGAAATTACCTCTGCGCGTAACTATGCCGAAGGCGCTGGCGGCCAATTTAAAGGAATTGATGCCTTGCCGCTGACGGGGCAATACACGCATTACTCTTTGGATAAGAAAAGCCATAAACCAGACTATGTCACAGACTCTGCGGCTTCAGCGACCGCATGGAGCACCGGCGTGAAAACCTACAATGGCGCTCTGGGCGTAGACGTGAACGGTAAGTCTCATCGCACCCTATTAGAAATTGCGAAAGCGGCGGGAAAAGCCACGGGCAACGTCTCAACGGCAGAATTGCAGGACGCCACGCCTGCGGCACAGGCATCTCATGTAACCTCACGGAAATGCTATGGGCCAAGTAAAACGCTGGAACTGTGCCCAGGGAATGCGTTGGAAAATGGCGGTGAAGGCTCTATTACCGAGCAGCTTTTAAAAACCCGTGCCGACGTGACGCTGGGCGGTGGGGCCAAAACTTTCTCTGAAACGGCAAATTCAGGCGATTGGAAAGGCAAAACGCTGATGCAGCAGGCCGAAGGGCTTGGCTACCAGGTGGTCACGAATCTGGATGAGTTAAACAAACTGAGCATTGCTGACCAGCAAAAGCCGGTTCTGGGGCTCTTTTCTGAAGGCAACATGCCGGTACGCTGGCAGGGGCCAAAAGCGACCTATCACGGGAATCTGGATGGCGCGCCGGTAACCTGTAGCGTTAATCCTGAACGCAGCGCTTCTACGCCGACGCTGGCGCAGATGACAGAAAAAGCGATTTCGTTGTTAGATAAAAATCCAAAAGGTTTCTTCTTGCAGGTAGAAGGGGCGTCGATCGATAAACAAGATCATGCTGCTAATCCCTGTGGGCAATTCGGTGAGACCGTTGACTTAGATGAAGCGGTACAAAAAGCATTAGAATTTGCGCGCAAAGAGGGCAATACCTTGGTGATTGTGACCGCAGACCATGCCCATTCCAGCCAGATTATTGCACCCGATAGTAAAGCGCCGGGGCTGACTCAGGCGTTAACGACCAAAGATGGTGCGGTGATGGCGATTAGCTACGGCAATTCTGAAGGTGACTCACAGGAACATACGGGAACTCAGCTTCGTGTCGCAGCCTATGGGCCACATGCGGGTAACGTGGTTGGCTTGACCGATCAAACCGATCTGTTCTTTACCATGCGTAATGCGATGGGAATTAAGTAG
- a CDS encoding TerC family protein, whose amino-acid sequence MFEWIVDPNAWLALGTLTILEIVLGIDNIIFLSLVVAKLPKAQQNKARRIGLLAAMGMRLCLLASIAWVVRLTHPLFSAFGHAVSTRDLILLLGGLFLIYKAIKEIHETIEGGGEDITTNVHSFLGAIVQIMLLDIIFSLDSVITAVGLSDHLFIMMAAVVIAVGVMMFAARPIGEFVACHPSVKMLALSFLILVGFTLILESFGIHVPKGYIYFAMFFSMTVEALNLLRSKKEKSTD is encoded by the coding sequence ATGTTTGAATGGATTGTGGATCCCAATGCCTGGTTAGCGCTCGGCACGCTGACTATTCTAGAAATCGTCCTTGGCATTGATAACATTATTTTCTTATCTCTGGTTGTCGCCAAACTTCCTAAAGCACAGCAAAACAAAGCCCGCCGCATCGGCCTGCTGGCGGCAATGGGGATGCGTTTATGCTTGTTAGCTTCCATTGCGTGGGTTGTTCGCTTAACGCACCCACTCTTTAGCGCATTCGGCCATGCCGTTTCCACGCGCGATCTCATTTTGCTGTTGGGTGGTTTGTTCCTGATTTATAAAGCGATAAAAGAGATCCACGAAACCATTGAGGGCGGTGGCGAAGACATTACCACCAACGTCCATTCGTTTTTAGGTGCCATCGTGCAAATCATGCTGCTGGATATTATCTTCAGCTTGGATTCGGTAATTACCGCCGTCGGCCTTTCAGATCATCTCTTTATTATGATGGCTGCGGTGGTGATTGCAGTAGGCGTGATGATGTTTGCCGCTCGCCCAATCGGCGAATTTGTTGCCTGCCATCCATCGGTAAAAATGCTAGCGCTATCCTTCCTGATACTGGTTGGCTTTACCCTAATTCTTGAAAGCTTCGGCATCCATGTACCCAAAGGTTACATCTACTTTGCGATGTTCTTCTCGATGACGGTTGAAGCGCTGAATTTGCTACGCAGCAAAAAAGAAAAAAGCACCGATTAA
- the mutH gene encoding DNA mismatch repair endonuclease MutH → MTTPPLPTTTPENVQQLLNRAQSLAGYTLGELAARANIAIPRDLKRDKGWVGMLLELYLGASAGSKPEQDFPEIGVELKTIPIDSRGKPLETTFVCVAPLTGNSGVTWESSHVRHKLQRVLWIPVEGERQIPLEQRRVGSPLLWTPNEEENEQLKRDWEELMDMIVLGKVERITARHGEVLQIRPKAANSRALTEATGEHGEPILTLPRGFYLKKNFTAALLARHFLL, encoded by the coding sequence ATGACGACACCTCCACTCCCCACCACCACGCCTGAAAATGTGCAACAACTGTTAAATCGCGCCCAGTCACTGGCCGGTTATACATTGGGTGAACTCGCGGCTAGAGCGAATATCGCTATTCCACGCGATTTGAAGCGAGATAAGGGTTGGGTTGGCATGCTGTTAGAGTTATATCTCGGTGCCAGCGCGGGTAGTAAGCCTGAGCAAGACTTTCCCGAGATAGGCGTTGAGCTCAAAACCATCCCCATCGACAGCCGCGGAAAACCATTAGAAACCACCTTCGTTTGCGTAGCGCCCTTAACGGGAAACAGCGGCGTAACGTGGGAATCAAGCCATGTTCGTCACAAACTACAGCGCGTTCTGTGGATCCCCGTTGAAGGCGAACGGCAGATTCCACTGGAACAGCGCCGAGTGGGCAGCCCGTTGTTGTGGACACCCAATGAAGAGGAAAACGAACAGCTTAAGCGCGATTGGGAAGAGCTGATGGATATGATCGTGTTGGGCAAAGTAGAGCGCATTACCGCCCGCCACGGCGAAGTGCTACAAATCAGACCTAAAGCGGCCAACAGCCGTGCGTTGACCGAAGCCACGGGTGAACATGGGGAACCCATACTCACGCTCCCTCGAGGTTTTTACCTCAAGAAAAACTTCACCGCAGCCCTGCTCGCACGCCACTTTCTGCTATAA
- the rppH gene encoding RNA pyrophosphohydrolase, translating to MIDDDGYRPNVGIVICNRQGQVLWARRFGQNSWQFPQGGINPGETAEQAMYRELFEEVGLGRKDVKILASTRNWLRYKLPKRLVRWDTKPVCIGQKQRWFLLQLMCNESEINMQRSSTPEFDGWRWVSFWYPVRQVVSFKRDVYRRVMKEFSPVVMPLQEVLPPTTRPSSPAYRRKRG from the coding sequence GTGATCGATGATGATGGCTACCGCCCGAACGTGGGTATCGTAATCTGTAATCGGCAGGGGCAAGTACTTTGGGCCCGTCGCTTTGGTCAGAACTCTTGGCAGTTTCCTCAAGGGGGAATTAATCCTGGAGAAACCGCCGAACAGGCGATGTACCGCGAACTGTTTGAGGAAGTGGGGCTGGGGCGAAAGGACGTTAAAATTCTTGCATCAACCCGTAACTGGTTACGCTATAAATTACCTAAACGTTTGGTGCGTTGGGATACAAAGCCGGTTTGTATCGGCCAGAAGCAGCGTTGGTTCTTATTGCAACTGATGTGCAATGAGTCAGAAATCAACATGCAGAGAAGTAGTACGCCTGAATTTGATGGCTGGCGCTGGGTCAGTTTTTGGTATCCAGTGCGTCAGGTTGTCTCATTTAAACGCGATGTATATCGTCGGGTGATGAAAGAATTTTCGCCCGTGGTCATGCCATTACAGGAAGTGTTGCCGCCAACGACGCGCCCATCATCTCCTGCTTATCGCCGTAAAAGAGGTTAA